A portion of the Salinigranum marinum genome contains these proteins:
- a CDS encoding universal stress protein: MTEHILVPLDGSPLSRRALRHALEEFPDASVTVLHVVDLFEPGYGAYPDFKTSYEPLMGSEEWYERAEEVSEQLFDEARELADEHDREISTTSEIGDPKRVIVEYADEEEIDHIVLGAHGRPEEERSVFGSIAEIVARRASVPVTLIR, from the coding sequence ATGACCGAACACATTCTCGTCCCACTCGATGGCTCGCCGCTGTCGCGAAGAGCGCTTCGTCATGCCCTCGAAGAATTCCCGGATGCATCGGTCACCGTGCTTCACGTGGTTGATCTCTTCGAGCCGGGCTACGGTGCCTATCCCGACTTCAAGACGTCGTACGAACCGTTGATGGGATCCGAAGAGTGGTACGAGCGGGCTGAAGAAGTCTCAGAGCAACTCTTCGATGAGGCTCGAGAACTCGCTGATGAGCACGACCGCGAGATCTCCACCACGTCCGAGATCGGTGATCCAAAGCGGGTCATCGTGGAGTACGCCGACGAGGAGGAGATCGACCACATCGTTCTCGGAGCGCACGGACGTCCGGAGGAAGAACGATCCGTATTCGGGAGCATCGCGGAGATCGTCGCACGGAGGGCGTCGGTTCCTGTGACACTCATCCGATGA
- a CDS encoding proteasome assembly chaperone family protein, translating to MTPDSSTSFEKTTELGTESPTLIEGLPGLGLVAAIAVDQITKQLELDQHGTIVSDDFPPVAAFDEGRVRDAVRVYAGEDPAVMTLQSDVPIPPTAVDSLSRCVLHDLSEEFERAIFLAGAPAESEDEIGEVVGVATTDDLETALADAGITLADGSGVVGGVTGALLADCYHDDIPAAVLIVRSNPYIPDPAAARAVIEEALESLVEFDIDTQELREQAEEIQKQKQQIAEQLRQYQQQQDQQPAVPGMYQ from the coding sequence ATGACTCCTGATTCATCGACGAGTTTCGAGAAGACCACAGAACTAGGGACCGAATCGCCGACGCTCATCGAGGGCCTCCCTGGATTGGGATTAGTTGCGGCGATTGCAGTCGATCAAATCACGAAGCAACTCGAGCTGGACCAGCACGGAACTATCGTTTCTGACGATTTTCCTCCAGTCGCGGCGTTCGACGAAGGCCGAGTTCGTGACGCAGTACGAGTCTACGCAGGGGAAGATCCAGCTGTAATGACTCTCCAAAGCGACGTCCCAATCCCACCTACTGCAGTCGACTCGTTGAGCCGATGTGTCCTGCACGACCTATCTGAGGAGTTCGAGCGGGCTATCTTCCTCGCAGGGGCTCCGGCGGAGTCCGAAGACGAAATCGGCGAGGTCGTCGGCGTTGCCACGACGGACGATCTGGAGACCGCTCTCGCCGATGCAGGGATCACCTTGGCCGATGGCTCTGGCGTCGTCGGTGGCGTGACCGGTGCGCTACTGGCTGATTGTTACCACGACGACATTCCAGCGGCGGTGCTCATCGTGCGTTCGAACCCATACATTCCCGATCCAGCGGCTGCTCGGGCGGTGATCGAAGAGGCTCTCGAATCGCTCGTCGAATTCGATATCGACACGCAGGAACTCCGCGAACAGGCCGAGGAGATCCAGAAACAGAAACAACAGATCGCGGAGCAACTCCGGCAGTATCAGCAACAACAGGACCAGCAACCGGCGGTGCCGGGAATGTATCAGTAA
- a CDS encoding universal stress protein, whose protein sequence is MYDQIVVPTDGSEGTRGAVEHAIDLATTYDAALHTIYVVDTNVGIDSSVPGTLDAIEEAGENAIEEVIRQAEAAGVNTIEGVVAQGAPHQAILDYVDEHDIDLVVMGTHGRTGLDRYLLGSVTEKVVRLSDAPVLTVRMPAESSDGPS, encoded by the coding sequence ATGTACGACCAGATAGTGGTCCCGACGGACGGAAGTGAAGGGACACGAGGCGCCGTCGAACACGCAATCGATCTCGCAACGACCTACGACGCCGCACTCCATACGATCTATGTCGTCGATACGAACGTCGGCATCGATTCCTCGGTCCCCGGAACGCTCGATGCCATCGAAGAAGCTGGTGAGAACGCGATTGAGGAGGTGATCCGGCAAGCAGAGGCAGCTGGTGTGAACACGATCGAAGGTGTAGTGGCACAGGGAGCACCCCACCAAGCCATTCTCGATTACGTCGACGAACACGACATCGATCTCGTCGTGATGGGGACGCATGGCCGCACGGGTCTGGATCGATATCTTCTGGGCAGCGTCACCGAGAAAGTCGTCCGGCTCTCGGATGCGCCGGTGTTGACGGTTCGTATGCCAGCTGAATCCTCTGATGGGCCTTCGTAA